A genome region from Rhodopseudomonas boonkerdii includes the following:
- a CDS encoding acyl-CoA dehydrogenase family protein, whose product MDAVPSIIDRVKLLTFGFAERAPLHDRNGSFPFENFRDLADAGLLTFPVARAFGGSGASIGDAARVIGLVGRADPATALVLIMHYMHHLVIARGNPWPEHLVRKIVPEPGEVALINTLRVEPDLGSPSRGGLPATTARQTPEGWRLTGRKTYSTGSPILKWYSVLAKTDEADPQVGLFLVPAGLAGISIIETWDHLGLRASGSHDVLFADVLIPHDHVIELRMPADWRKPDILQSTIQAALLGSLYDGVARAACDWLLDFLKSRVPSSLGAPLATLPRAQEIVGGIEAKLSINARLIRGLAADIDHGGDLDPVEANIIKMTVTNNAVAAVEDALTLTSNHGLTRANPLERHYRDVLCGRVHTPQDDSIRTIAGRRALGI is encoded by the coding sequence ATGGACGCGGTTCCCAGTATTATCGACAGGGTCAAACTACTCACGTTCGGCTTTGCCGAACGGGCGCCGTTGCATGACCGAAACGGAAGTTTTCCGTTCGAGAATTTTCGCGATCTGGCCGATGCCGGGCTGCTGACATTTCCGGTCGCGCGCGCATTCGGCGGTAGCGGCGCGTCTATTGGCGATGCAGCGCGCGTGATAGGCCTCGTGGGGCGAGCGGACCCGGCCACGGCATTGGTGCTGATCATGCACTACATGCATCATCTCGTGATTGCGCGCGGCAATCCATGGCCGGAGCATCTGGTGCGCAAGATCGTGCCGGAGCCCGGTGAGGTCGCGCTCATCAATACTTTGCGTGTCGAGCCCGATCTGGGCTCACCATCGCGTGGTGGCCTGCCAGCCACGACAGCGCGGCAGACGCCAGAGGGCTGGCGTCTCACCGGCCGTAAGACCTATTCGACGGGATCGCCGATCCTGAAATGGTACAGCGTTCTCGCCAAGACCGATGAAGCAGATCCGCAGGTCGGCCTGTTCCTGGTGCCCGCCGGGCTGGCGGGTATCTCGATCATCGAGACCTGGGATCATCTCGGTCTGCGCGCAAGCGGGAGCCATGACGTCCTCTTCGCCGATGTCCTGATCCCGCACGATCATGTCATTGAGCTGCGTATGCCCGCGGACTGGCGCAAGCCCGACATCCTGCAATCGACAATTCAGGCGGCGCTGCTCGGCTCGCTCTATGACGGCGTGGCGCGTGCGGCCTGTGACTGGCTGCTGGATTTTCTGAAATCACGGGTGCCGTCCAGTCTCGGCGCGCCGCTGGCGACCTTGCCGCGGGCGCAGGAGATCGTCGGCGGTATCGAAGCCAAGCTCTCCATCAATGCACGTCTCATCCGCGGCCTGGCAGCTGATATCGACCACGGCGGCGACCTCGATCCAGTAGAAGCGAACATCATCAAGATGACCGTCACCAACAATGCCGTGGCGGCGGTCGAGGACGCGCTGACCCTGACTAGCAATCATGGGCTTACCCGCGCCAATCCGCTCGAGCGGCATTATCGCGACGTGCTGTGCGGCCGCGTGCACACACCGCAGGACGACAGCATCCGTACCATCGCAGGCCGCCGGGCACTCGGCATCTGA
- a CDS encoding ABC transporter ATP-binding protein, with protein MLDKISVANAPPILEISGVQKFYQASNGPVEALRGVNLTIRKGEFVCLLGASGCGKSTLLRIVAGFERATEGSVTMYGFEVDKPGPDRGMVFQDYALFPWLTVRDNIGFGPKHRRVATKVVKEITDKFMAMVGLTAFADRYPHQLSGGMKQRVAIARVLSNDTDVLLMDEPFGALDALTRSKLQEELVEIWRTTGLTVIFVTHSVEEAVMLADRVIVMSAGPGRIDCEIDVDLPRPRDVSSPEFNALRRQVTQKLTSHIAGSRGAAADS; from the coding sequence ATGCTTGATAAAATCTCTGTCGCGAACGCGCCGCCGATCCTGGAGATCAGCGGCGTTCAAAAATTCTATCAAGCGTCCAACGGTCCGGTCGAAGCCCTGCGTGGCGTCAATCTCACGATCCGGAAGGGGGAGTTCGTCTGCCTGCTCGGCGCATCCGGCTGCGGCAAGTCGACCTTGCTGCGGATCGTGGCCGGCTTCGAAAGGGCCACCGAAGGCTCCGTCACCATGTATGGATTCGAGGTCGACAAGCCCGGCCCTGATCGGGGCATGGTGTTTCAGGACTATGCGCTGTTTCCGTGGCTGACGGTGCGCGACAATATCGGATTCGGCCCGAAACACCGCCGCGTCGCGACCAAGGTCGTCAAAGAAATCACGGACAAGTTCATGGCGATGGTCGGCCTCACGGCTTTCGCTGATCGCTATCCGCACCAGTTGTCGGGCGGCATGAAGCAGCGCGTTGCCATCGCGCGCGTCCTCAGCAACGACACCGACGTCCTGCTGATGGACGAACCGTTCGGCGCGCTCGATGCGCTCACCCGCAGCAAGCTGCAGGAGGAACTGGTTGAGATTTGGCGTACAACCGGCCTGACGGTGATCTTCGTCACGCATTCGGTGGAGGAGGCGGTCATGTTGGCAGATCGGGTGATCGTGATGTCGGCTGGGCCGGGCCGCATCGACTGTGAGATCGATGTGGATCTGCCGCGGCCGCGAGATGTCTCCTCGCCGGAGTTCAACGCATTGCGGCGCCAGGTGACTCAGAAGCTGACCAGCCATATTGCCGGCAGCCGCGGCGCGGCTGCGGATTCCTGA
- a CDS encoding ABC transporter permease, with protein sequence MALIVPACLLMIWDLMVRVTGTRLVPSPFGVAQMMWDFAFGGIYDDAYSGSLLVHLWKSVQRVYGGFLCAAAIGIPLGLMLGRIPLLRSLLDPTLSLLRPIPVTAWLPLSMIFFGLGPRAAIFLVFLGAFFPILLNTIFGVKSVDVRLFEAADMLGCSGAQQFRSVVLPAALPSIFNGLRLGAGFAWILIVVGEMTGVPEGLGAVIMDGRTLSRTDLVITGMIIIGIAGFLSDRILMMLSNYFLRWSPQHHA encoded by the coding sequence ATGGCACTGATTGTGCCGGCCTGTCTGCTGATGATCTGGGACCTGATGGTGCGTGTGACCGGCACGCGGTTGGTGCCGTCACCGTTTGGTGTGGCCCAGATGATGTGGGATTTCGCCTTCGGCGGTATCTATGATGATGCCTATAGCGGCAGTCTGCTCGTGCATCTCTGGAAATCCGTGCAGCGCGTCTATGGTGGCTTCCTTTGCGCGGCCGCCATCGGCATTCCGCTCGGCCTGATGCTCGGACGTATTCCGCTTTTGCGTTCGCTGCTCGACCCCACGCTATCGCTGCTACGGCCGATTCCGGTCACGGCCTGGCTGCCGCTGTCGATGATCTTCTTCGGCCTCGGCCCGCGCGCGGCGATTTTCCTCGTCTTTCTCGGCGCGTTCTTTCCGATCCTGCTGAACACCATCTTCGGTGTGAAATCGGTCGACGTTCGATTATTCGAGGCCGCCGATATGCTCGGCTGCAGCGGCGCGCAGCAGTTCCGTTCGGTTGTGTTGCCGGCGGCGTTGCCAAGCATTTTTAACGGGCTTCGCCTCGGCGCCGGCTTTGCGTGGATCCTGATCGTAGTCGGCGAAATGACCGGCGTGCCCGAAGGGCTGGGAGCGGTCATCATGGATGGCCGCACGCTGTCGCGGACCGATCTCGTGATCACCGGCATGATCATTATTGGCATCGCCGGTTTCCTGTCGGACCGCATCCTCATGATGCTCAGCAACTACTTCCTTCGGTGGAGTCCGCAGCACCATGCTTGA
- a CDS encoding ABC transporter substrate-binding protein, with the protein MYSTNRRDFIRLTAIAAALSTTSIKAFAADRVVKIGTLKLIHGVTPYFYEKFAPDGVKFEVIPFETPTDGKNAVVTGTVDFGIFGFAAATLGGANGEPVVVIASACNRGMAVVAKKDSGINTIRDLKGKKVAILPGSTQEVVILDRLTAEGMTIKDVESMRLSFSDMAPALARGDIDAYVGAEPGPGISLANGVGQIVEYPYSTPTGSLNMVLATRRELIGKDSELIKAVLKTHRAAAEYAMKDREAFIAIAMQKLGQQKPSIEKAAPNVELTWNIDDQFMKQAQYYGSQMLAKKQIRQEPDYKTFIDPSFVKALTAS; encoded by the coding sequence ATGTACAGCACCAACCGACGCGATTTCATCCGCCTGACGGCCATTGCCGCGGCGCTGTCCACGACCAGCATCAAGGCATTCGCTGCCGACCGCGTGGTCAAGATCGGAACGCTGAAGCTCATTCACGGTGTCACGCCGTATTTCTACGAGAAATTCGCGCCTGATGGCGTCAAGTTCGAGGTGATCCCGTTCGAGACCCCGACCGACGGCAAGAACGCCGTCGTCACCGGCACTGTCGACTTCGGCATTTTCGGTTTTGCGGCAGCGACCCTCGGCGGCGCCAATGGCGAGCCGGTGGTGGTGATCGCTTCTGCCTGCAATCGCGGCATGGCCGTGGTGGCCAAGAAGGATTCCGGCATCAACACGATCAGGGATCTGAAAGGCAAGAAGGTCGCCATTCTGCCCGGTTCGACGCAGGAAGTGGTGATCCTCGACCGGCTGACAGCTGAGGGCATGACCATCAAGGACGTCGAGTCCATGCGCCTATCTTTCAGCGACATGGCGCCCGCGCTCGCCCGCGGCGACATCGACGCCTATGTCGGCGCAGAGCCAGGGCCGGGGATCAGCCTTGCCAATGGCGTTGGCCAGATCGTCGAATATCCCTACAGCACGCCGACCGGTTCGCTGAATATGGTGCTGGCCACGCGCCGTGAATTGATCGGAAAAGACTCCGAGCTAATCAAGGCCGTGCTCAAGACCCATCGTGCTGCTGCGGAATATGCCATGAAGGACCGCGAAGCTTTCATCGCCATCGCGATGCAGAAACTCGGTCAGCAGAAACCGTCAATTGAGAAGGCGGCGCCAAATGTGGAACTGACCTGGAACATCGACGACCAGTTCATGAAGCAGGCACAGTATTACGGCAGCCAGATGCTGGCGAAGAAGCAGATCCGGCAGGAGCCGGACTACAAGACGTTTATCGACCCCAGTTTCGTCAAAGCGCTAACGGCGTCGTGA
- a CDS encoding ABC transporter ATP-binding protein: MVALATAFEAAGASLAIAGVSHAFDIDGKTLPVLEDITIDVTPGEFVALLGPSGCGKSTLLRLVAGLEPPRAGTLAEDGVAITGPYPSRVVVFQDPTLFPWRTVWDNVALGLEAQGVLKTQRHRVDAAIDLVGLGAFRKAYPHQLSGGMAQRVALARALVNDPRILVLDEPLGKLDSLTRITMQSELVSLWQRNGFTALLVTHDVEEALFLANRVIVFSDRPARVKADIAVDRPYPRHRGDPHLAELRRQILGLLGLDATW; this comes from the coding sequence ATGGTAGCGCTGGCGACGGCGTTCGAGGCCGCAGGTGCTTCGTTGGCGATCGCCGGCGTCAGCCATGCCTTCGATATCGATGGCAAGACGCTGCCTGTCCTCGAAGATATCACGATCGACGTCACGCCCGGTGAGTTCGTCGCGCTGCTGGGTCCGTCAGGTTGCGGCAAGTCCACGCTGCTGCGTCTCGTCGCCGGTCTCGAACCGCCACGCGCGGGCACGCTCGCCGAAGACGGCGTGGCGATCACGGGCCCATACCCGTCGCGCGTCGTCGTGTTTCAGGATCCGACATTGTTTCCGTGGCGGACGGTCTGGGACAATGTGGCGCTTGGATTGGAGGCGCAGGGCGTGCTGAAGACGCAGCGCCATCGCGTCGACGCCGCCATCGATCTCGTCGGCCTTGGCGCATTCCGGAAAGCCTATCCACATCAGCTCTCCGGCGGTATGGCACAGCGCGTCGCACTGGCGCGGGCGCTGGTCAACGATCCGCGCATCCTCGTGCTCGACGAGCCGCTTGGAAAGCTCGACTCGCTGACACGTATCACGATGCAGTCGGAACTCGTTTCGCTTTGGCAACGTAATGGCTTCACGGCGCTCCTGGTGACGCACGATGTGGAGGAGGCGCTGTTCCTTGCCAATCGCGTCATCGTGTTCAGCGATCGTCCGGCGCGGGTGAAGGCCGACATCGCCGTCGATCGGCCATATCCCCGACATCGCGGCGATCCGCATCTGGCCGAGTTGCGGCGACAGATCCTGGGGCTGCTCGGGCTGGACGCGACGTGGTGA
- a CDS encoding ABC transporter permease, with protein sequence MPTYSASDIAPTGADRESLVVADDGGLALAEQLRPTLSGVGAGLAWGAFGYASLHWPDIGDWSRTDAVAYVAFAIAAFIVFTTTAQAALGHFGRGVHQRAPWLLALGAFLTLWELATAKFGWLPLPFFPPPQSIVEVYTDDLPKLFDSALASVKLQLGGYLIGAAVGFIAGVSIGWSRLAGYWVHPILRFIGPVPATALLPIAFFAFPSAWSASTFLIALAVGFPVTVLTWSGVASVNSAYYDVARTLGAKPLFLVTRVAIPAALPHVFVGLFMGLGASFAVIVTAEMIGVKAGLGWYLQWAQGWASYNNMYAALIVMSLLCSGAITLLFRVRDRLLVWQKGVVKW encoded by the coding sequence ATGCCGACGTATTCCGCATCTGATATCGCGCCAACCGGCGCAGACCGTGAAAGCCTCGTCGTCGCAGACGATGGCGGTCTGGCGCTTGCAGAACAGTTGCGGCCGACCTTGTCCGGTGTGGGAGCGGGGCTCGCCTGGGGAGCGTTCGGCTATGCGAGCCTGCACTGGCCGGATATCGGCGACTGGTCGCGCACCGACGCAGTTGCTTACGTGGCTTTCGCGATCGCTGCTTTCATCGTCTTCACAACCACAGCCCAAGCCGCTCTCGGCCACTTTGGCCGGGGCGTGCATCAACGCGCACCATGGCTGCTGGCGTTGGGTGCATTCCTAACGCTTTGGGAGCTGGCAACGGCGAAATTTGGCTGGTTGCCGCTGCCGTTCTTCCCGCCGCCGCAGTCAATCGTGGAAGTCTATACCGATGATCTGCCGAAATTATTCGATAGCGCGCTTGCATCAGTGAAGCTGCAGCTTGGCGGCTATCTCATCGGCGCTGCGGTCGGATTCATTGCCGGCGTGTCGATCGGCTGGTCGCGTCTGGCCGGTTATTGGGTTCATCCGATCCTGCGCTTTATCGGCCCGGTGCCGGCGACCGCCCTGCTGCCGATCGCTTTCTTCGCCTTTCCGTCGGCTTGGAGTGCAAGCACCTTCCTGATCGCGCTGGCGGTCGGATTTCCGGTGACGGTGCTCACCTGGTCGGGCGTCGCCAGCGTCAACAGTGCCTATTACGACGTGGCGCGGACGCTCGGTGCGAAGCCGCTGTTCCTGGTGACGCGCGTCGCCATCCCGGCGGCGCTGCCGCATGTCTTCGTCGGCCTCTTCATGGGGCTTGGCGCTTCGTTTGCGGTGATCGTCACGGCCGAGATGATCGGTGTGAAGGCCGGCCTTGGCTGGTATCTGCAATGGGCGCAGGGCTGGGCCTCTTACAACAATATGTATGCAGCGCTGATCGTCATGTCCTTGCTGTGTTCGGGCGCGATAACGTTGCTGTTCCGTGTGCGCGACCGCCTGCTGGTGTGGCAGAAGGGAGTCGTCAAATGGTAG
- a CDS encoding ABC transporter substrate-binding protein: MPDDNHKRASLIDRRSLLGAGAAAAFAAPLGVWGAQAFPFKQASPIDFSDFPICKASSDAPVLTGAPRKLKLSWNAGAVCLAPLPVAIDHGFFAKQNLDVELVNYSGSTDQLLEAIATGKSDAGLGMALRWLKPLEQGFDVKIVAGTHGGCLRALAPAKSDVKGIVDFKGKVIAVGDMAGPDKNFFSIQLAKVGLNPDKDVEFRQYPGNLVRLALEKGEAQIGLASDPLAYLWLKDGEFKEVGSNLDGPYRDISCCIVGVRGSLLRAEPLVARALTQALLDAAMFASQNPEKAAASFQPYAPKTATLEDLQGMVKYHTHHHHPVGDQLKRELKTYADELKQVSVFKPNTDTTKFAERIYADVFRI, encoded by the coding sequence ATGCCCGACGACAATCACAAGCGCGCGTCGTTGATAGACCGTCGAAGCCTGCTCGGCGCCGGTGCCGCGGCCGCTTTTGCAGCGCCGCTCGGCGTCTGGGGGGCGCAGGCATTTCCATTCAAACAGGCGTCGCCGATCGATTTCTCTGACTTTCCCATCTGCAAGGCATCATCCGATGCGCCGGTGCTCACTGGCGCGCCGCGCAAGCTGAAGCTGTCGTGGAATGCCGGTGCCGTTTGCCTGGCGCCGTTGCCGGTCGCCATCGACCACGGCTTCTTTGCGAAACAGAATCTTGACGTCGAACTCGTGAACTATAGCGGCTCCACCGACCAGTTGCTGGAGGCAATCGCTACCGGCAAATCGGACGCGGGGCTGGGCATGGCCCTGCGCTGGTTGAAGCCGCTGGAGCAGGGGTTCGACGTCAAGATCGTGGCCGGCACCCACGGCGGCTGTTTGCGCGCGCTGGCGCCGGCCAAGTCTGATGTGAAGGGTATCGTCGACTTCAAGGGTAAGGTGATCGCTGTCGGTGACATGGCCGGTCCGGACAAGAACTTCTTCTCGATTCAGCTCGCAAAGGTCGGCCTCAACCCGGACAAGGATGTCGAGTTTCGCCAGTATCCCGGCAATCTCGTGCGGCTCGCACTGGAGAAAGGCGAGGCGCAGATCGGTCTTGCCTCCGATCCGCTCGCTTATCTCTGGCTCAAGGACGGGGAGTTCAAGGAGGTCGGCTCCAATCTCGACGGCCCGTATCGCGACATCAGCTGCTGCATCGTCGGCGTACGCGGTAGCCTTTTGCGGGCGGAGCCACTGGTGGCCCGTGCGCTGACCCAGGCATTGCTTGATGCCGCCATGTTCGCATCGCAGAATCCGGAAAAGGCCGCTGCCTCGTTCCAGCCTTATGCGCCGAAGACCGCAACCCTTGAGGATCTGCAGGGCATGGTGAAATACCATACCCATCATCATCACCCCGTCGGCGATCAGCTCAAGCGCGAGCTGAAGACCTATGCGGATGAACTGAAGCAGGTGTCGGTGTTCAAGCCGAATACCGACACCACCAAATTCGCGGAGCGCATCTATGCCGACGTATTCCGCATCTGA
- a CDS encoding sulfite reductase subunit alpha, with product MNQMVTPPKLDIIPSSAPFSEAQRSWLNGFFAGLLSEAPATPLSAEQGAALVEEDDGAPWHDQTMPFADRMKLAEGKPVRRRMMAAMAQQDCGQCGYNCSDYSDAIASKAEPRLNLCVPGGKETARMLKSLYEELDTAGGVAPAAKSATAEPVEAAAPDPSTFGRSRDNPAPAIFLGRRLLNGAGSEKETWHIDFDLSGCGLDYVVGDSFGIFASNDLGHVDQIIALLGASHMTDVRGKTLRDILQNDVSLAPAPDSLFELISYLTGGAQRAKARALAQGEDPDGDAATLDVMAALQKFPGTRPHPEAFIEALEPLQPRLYSISSSHNATPGRLSLTVDTVRYVVGKRKRHGLASTFLADRIRPGDELKVYVQKAHGFALPKNPDIPIIMVGPGTGIAPFRAFLHDRKATQAPGKNWLFFGHQRSASDFFYADELNAMKNDGFLTRLSLAWSRDTGEKFYVQDRMREVGRDLWTWLAEGAHVYVCGDAKRMAKDVERALVDVTAQHGARSIDEAVAFVSELKKKGRFQLDVY from the coding sequence ATGAACCAGATGGTCACGCCTCCCAAACTCGACATCATCCCGTCATCGGCGCCGTTCTCCGAGGCGCAGCGCTCATGGCTGAACGGTTTCTTCGCCGGCCTCCTGTCCGAGGCACCGGCAACGCCCCTGTCGGCGGAGCAGGGCGCCGCCCTCGTGGAGGAGGATGACGGCGCACCGTGGCACGACCAGACGATGCCGTTTGCCGATCGCATGAAGCTTGCGGAAGGCAAACCCGTCCGTCGCAGGATGATGGCGGCCATGGCGCAGCAGGATTGCGGCCAGTGCGGCTATAACTGCAGCGATTACTCCGACGCTATCGCCTCCAAGGCCGAGCCGCGTCTGAATCTCTGCGTTCCCGGCGGCAAGGAAACCGCGCGAATGCTGAAATCGCTTTATGAGGAGCTGGACACGGCGGGTGGTGTCGCTCCCGCAGCGAAGTCCGCGACTGCCGAACCGGTCGAAGCCGCAGCACCCGATCCGTCCACGTTCGGCCGTTCGCGCGACAATCCGGCACCGGCGATTTTCCTCGGCCGCCGCCTGCTCAATGGAGCCGGATCCGAGAAGGAAACCTGGCACATCGATTTCGATCTATCGGGCTGCGGTCTCGATTATGTGGTGGGCGACAGTTTTGGTATTTTCGCCAGCAATGATCTCGGCCATGTCGACCAGATCATTGCGCTGCTCGGTGCCTCGCACATGACCGACGTGCGGGGCAAGACGCTGCGCGACATTTTGCAGAACGACGTCTCATTGGCGCCAGCGCCAGACTCGCTGTTCGAGTTGATCTCCTATCTGACCGGTGGTGCGCAGCGGGCCAAGGCGCGCGCGCTGGCGCAGGGCGAGGATCCCGACGGCGATGCGGCGACCCTCGATGTGATGGCGGCGCTGCAGAAATTTCCCGGCACACGTCCGCATCCGGAAGCCTTCATCGAGGCGCTGGAGCCGTTGCAGCCGCGGCTGTATTCGATCTCGTCATCGCATAACGCAACGCCGGGCAGGCTGTCGCTGACCGTCGATACCGTGCGTTATGTCGTCGGCAAGCGCAAGCGCCACGGCCTTGCTTCGACCTTTCTGGCTGATCGCATCAGGCCGGGCGACGAACTCAAGGTCTATGTGCAGAAGGCGCATGGCTTTGCGTTGCCGAAAAACCCGGACATACCGATCATCATGGTCGGTCCCGGTACCGGAATCGCTCCATTCCGTGCCTTCCTGCACGATCGCAAGGCGACGCAGGCGCCCGGCAAGAATTGGCTTTTCTTCGGCCATCAGCGCAGTGCGTCGGATTTCTTCTATGCCGACGAACTCAACGCGATGAAGAACGATGGATTCCTTACCCGTCTGTCGCTCGCATGGTCGCGCGACACCGGCGAGAAATTCTATGTGCAGGACCGCATGCGGGAAGTCGGCCGCGATCTATGGACGTGGCTTGCCGAGGGTGCTCACGTCTATGTCTGCGGCGATGCCAAACGCATGGCCAAGGATGTCGAGCGCGCGCTGGTGGACGTTACGGCGCAGCATGGTGCCAGGTCGATCGATGAAGCCGTAGCCTTCGTGAGCGAGTTGAAGAAGAAAGGGCGATTCCAGCTCGACGTGTACTGA
- a CDS encoding NirA family protein: MKIEPVSVDFSDEQKRYLEGFTTGLQISRVGKGLGGSAAGKGNAEPTGPDAPHIRAQDRTTAAGKKLVDQEKWKREEHPFDAYPRLCQQAAADARPSPADNFRWRYYGIFYVGPTQDSYMARLRIPNGIMKHWQLSGLADLSDELCGPFSHVTTRANLQVREIPPKNAVKLIEGIQDLGLCSRGSGADNIRNVTGTPTAGIDPQELLDTRPYAREWHYHILNDRSLYGLPRKFNVAFDGAGKIAVLEDTNDIAFQAVEVKDGFGVAPGVWFKLGIGGITGHKDFATDTGIVVKPEDATRVSDAIVRVFIDLGDRTNRLKARLKYVIDGMGMEKFLVLVEEKLGAPFTRIAADALLPRPAFDRTAHIGVHKQKQDGLNWIGVALPLGKMTTDQMRGLAKIAGDFGDGDIRLTVWQNLLISGVKDTNIALAFAAIEAIGLDVKTSEIRAGLIACTGRAGCKFGNADTKRTASNIAEWCDKRVELDTPINIHLTGCHHSCAQHYISDIGMIGARIAQDDSDDTLDGFHIFTGGGFGPQADVGQELYQNVKSEDAPRIVEKLLKAYLANRISPDETFLTFSRRHDAGALRKLAEEQIDETEASA; this comes from the coding sequence ATGAAAATCGAACCTGTTTCCGTCGACTTCTCTGACGAACAGAAGCGCTATCTCGAAGGTTTCACCACTGGCCTGCAAATCAGCCGGGTCGGCAAGGGTCTTGGCGGCAGTGCGGCCGGGAAGGGCAATGCCGAGCCGACCGGACCGGATGCCCCGCATATCAGGGCGCAGGACCGTACCACGGCCGCCGGCAAGAAACTGGTCGATCAGGAGAAGTGGAAGCGCGAGGAGCATCCCTTCGATGCTTATCCGCGGCTGTGCCAACAGGCTGCAGCGGATGCGCGGCCATCGCCCGCCGATAATTTCCGTTGGCGCTATTACGGCATCTTCTATGTCGGGCCGACGCAGGACAGTTACATGGCGCGCCTGCGCATCCCCAACGGGATCATGAAGCACTGGCAGCTTTCCGGCCTCGCCGATCTCAGCGACGAACTTTGCGGGCCGTTCAGCCATGTCACCACGCGCGCCAATCTGCAGGTGCGCGAAATTCCGCCGAAGAACGCGGTCAAGCTGATCGAGGGCATCCAGGATCTCGGCCTTTGCTCGCGCGGTTCCGGCGCCGATAATATCCGCAATGTCACGGGCACGCCGACCGCCGGTATCGATCCGCAGGAACTGCTCGATACCCGGCCCTATGCGCGCGAGTGGCACTACCACATCCTCAACGACCGCTCGCTCTATGGCCTGCCGCGCAAGTTCAACGTAGCGTTCGACGGCGCCGGCAAGATCGCCGTGCTGGAAGACACTAACGACATCGCGTTCCAGGCCGTCGAGGTGAAGGACGGCTTTGGCGTTGCGCCCGGTGTCTGGTTCAAACTTGGAATTGGCGGCATCACCGGTCACAAGGACTTCGCTACCGATACCGGCATCGTCGTGAAGCCGGAGGACGCGACCAGGGTTTCCGATGCCATCGTGCGCGTCTTCATCGATCTCGGCGACCGCACCAACCGGCTTAAGGCGCGTCTGAAATACGTCATCGACGGCATGGGCATGGAGAAGTTTCTTGTGCTGGTCGAAGAAAAGTTAGGCGCGCCGTTCACGCGCATCGCGGCCGATGCGCTGCTGCCGCGACCAGCCTTCGATCGCACGGCGCATATCGGCGTCCACAAGCAGAAGCAGGACGGGCTCAACTGGATCGGTGTCGCGTTGCCGCTCGGCAAGATGACCACCGACCAGATGCGTGGTCTCGCCAAAATCGCAGGTGATTTTGGCGATGGCGATATTCGCCTGACGGTGTGGCAGAACCTGCTGATTTCCGGCGTAAAGGACACCAATATCGCGCTGGCGTTCGCCGCTATCGAGGCCATCGGCCTTGACGTGAAGACCTCGGAAATCCGCGCCGGCCTGATCGCCTGCACCGGCCGCGCCGGCTGCAAGTTCGGCAACGCCGATACCAAACGTACCGCGTCGAACATTGCCGAATGGTGCGACAAGCGTGTCGAGCTGGATACGCCAATCAACATCCATCTCACCGGCTGCCATCATTCCTGTGCGCAGCATTACATCAGCGATATCGGTATGATCGGCGCCCGTATCGCGCAGGACGACAGCGACGATACGCTGGATGGATTCCATATCTTCACTGGTGGAGGCTTCGGCCCGCAAGCCGATGTGGGGCAGGAACTCTATCAAAACGTCAAATCCGAAGATGCTCCAAGGATCGTCGAGAAATTGCTGAAGGCCTATCTCGCCAATCGCATCTCGCCGGACGAAACCTTCCTCACATTCTCGCGCCGTCACGATGCAGGCGCCCTGCGAAAGCTCGCCGAAGAACAAATTGACGAGACGGAGGCCTCCGCATGA